In a single window of the Micromonospora sp. WMMD1155 genome:
- a CDS encoding C39 family peptidase, whose amino-acid sequence MRTDLIRKTALTAAGLAFTGGAIAGPVTAAYAMSDAKPTTQTQDRKSGERELGVRYEAQPNFYYCGPAAARNALSVQGKDISVDAMAKEMGTTEAGTNSINDITPVLNKETGKNDAYHSVEISTPKADDKQTDKLRADIVRTVDDGRAVVANIAGTTTDTDGGIHSFEGGHYISVVGYRDNGDIVKIADSADPNTASYEVTVEHLADWIATRGYATS is encoded by the coding sequence ATGCGTACCGATCTGATCCGGAAGACTGCTCTGACCGCTGCTGGCCTCGCGTTCACCGGTGGTGCCATCGCCGGCCCCGTGACCGCGGCGTATGCGATGTCGGATGCCAAGCCCACCACGCAGACGCAGGATCGTAAGAGTGGTGAGCGGGAGTTGGGTGTGCGCTACGAGGCCCAGCCGAACTTCTACTACTGCGGCCCCGCCGCCGCCCGTAACGCCCTGAGTGTGCAGGGCAAGGACATCAGCGTGGACGCCATGGCCAAGGAGATGGGCACCACCGAGGCCGGCACGAACTCCATCAACGACATCACCCCGGTGCTGAACAAGGAGACCGGCAAGAACGACGCCTACCACTCCGTCGAGATCAGCACCCCGAAGGCCGACGACAAGCAGACCGACAAGCTGCGCGCCGACATCGTCCGCACCGTCGACGACGGCCGGGCCGTGGTCGCCAACATCGCCGGCACCACCACTGACACCGACGGTGGTATCCACTCCTTCGAGGGTGGGCACTACATCAGCGTGGTCGGCTACCGCGACAACGGCGACATCGTCAAGATCGCCGACTCCGCCGACCCGAACACCGCCTCGTACGAGGTCACCGTCGAGCACCTCGCCGACTGGATCGCCACCCGCGGCTACGCCACCAGCTAA
- the recQ gene encoding DNA helicase RecQ, with product MASPTDLRPEGALPVLRRVFGYDAFRGFQQDVIDHVVDGGDALVLMPTGGGKSLCYQIPALVREGVAVVVSPLIALMQDQVDALTAVGVRAGFLNSTQSMDARRRVEAAFVAGELDLLYLAPEALGVRSTLALLDRGRISLFAIDEAHCVSQWGHDFRPDYLALSMLHERWPQVPRIALTATATSATRTEIASRLKLDDARHFVASFDRPNIQYRIVPKREPRKQLLALLRDEHPGDAGIVYCLSRASVDKTAELLVANGVTALPYHAGLDAATRAANQQRFLREDGLVMVATIAFGMGIDKPDVRFVAHLDLPKSVEGYYQETGRAGRDGLPSTAWLAYGLQDVVQQRKMIETSDGDLAHRRNLAAHLDAMLALCETVRCRRVQLLEYFGETSTPACGNCDTCLSPPESWDGTVAAQKLLSTVFRLDRERNQRFGAGHCIDILLGKHNDKISQYGHDSLTVFGIGSELSEAEWRGVVRQLLAEGLLAVEGDYGTLALTDASADVLGRRRTVTMRREPERPTSSRSSKPRGSATVVAELTPAAASVFERLRGWRATTAKEQGVPAYVIFHDATLRQIASDAPSTLAELSRVSGVGENKLAKYGEQILAVLATD from the coding sequence ATGGCCTCCCCCACCGACCTGCGGCCCGAGGGCGCGTTGCCGGTGCTGCGCCGGGTGTTCGGCTACGACGCCTTCCGCGGCTTCCAGCAGGACGTGATCGACCATGTGGTCGACGGCGGCGACGCGCTGGTGTTGATGCCCACCGGTGGCGGCAAGTCCCTGTGCTACCAGATCCCGGCGCTGGTCCGCGAGGGCGTCGCGGTCGTCGTGTCCCCGCTGATCGCCCTCATGCAGGACCAGGTCGACGCGCTCACCGCGGTCGGCGTCCGCGCCGGGTTCCTCAACTCGACCCAGAGCATGGACGCCCGACGCCGGGTCGAGGCCGCCTTCGTCGCCGGCGAGCTGGACCTGCTCTACCTCGCCCCGGAGGCGCTCGGCGTCCGCTCCACGCTGGCCCTGCTGGACCGGGGGCGCATCTCCCTGTTCGCGATCGACGAGGCGCACTGCGTGTCCCAGTGGGGGCACGACTTCCGCCCCGACTACCTGGCGCTGTCGATGCTGCACGAACGCTGGCCGCAGGTGCCACGGATCGCGCTGACCGCCACCGCGACCAGCGCCACCCGCACCGAGATCGCCAGCCGGCTCAAGCTCGACGACGCCCGCCACTTCGTGGCCAGCTTCGACCGGCCCAACATCCAGTACCGGATCGTCCCCAAGCGGGAGCCCCGCAAGCAACTGCTGGCGTTGCTGCGCGACGAGCACCCGGGCGACGCCGGGATCGTCTACTGCCTGTCCCGGGCCTCCGTCGACAAGACCGCGGAGCTCCTGGTCGCCAACGGGGTGACCGCACTGCCGTACCACGCGGGTCTGGACGCGGCCACCCGCGCCGCCAACCAGCAACGCTTCCTGCGCGAGGACGGCCTGGTCATGGTCGCCACGATCGCCTTCGGCATGGGCATCGACAAGCCCGACGTCCGCTTCGTCGCCCACCTCGACCTGCCCAAGTCCGTCGAGGGCTACTACCAGGAGACCGGCCGCGCCGGACGCGACGGCCTGCCGTCCACCGCGTGGCTCGCGTACGGGCTGCAGGACGTGGTCCAGCAACGCAAGATGATCGAGACGTCGGACGGCGACCTCGCCCACCGCCGCAACCTCGCCGCCCACCTGGACGCGATGCTCGCCCTCTGCGAGACGGTGCGGTGCCGGCGCGTCCAACTGCTCGAATACTTCGGCGAGACGTCCACCCCCGCCTGCGGCAACTGCGACACCTGCCTCAGCCCGCCGGAGTCCTGGGACGGCACCGTCGCCGCCCAGAAACTGCTCTCCACGGTCTTCCGCCTCGACCGTGAGCGCAACCAGCGCTTCGGCGCGGGGCACTGCATCGACATCCTGCTCGGCAAACACAATGACAAGATCAGCCAGTACGGCCACGACTCGCTGACCGTGTTCGGCATCGGCTCCGAGCTGAGCGAGGCGGAGTGGAGGGGTGTCGTCCGGCAGTTGCTCGCCGAGGGGCTGCTCGCCGTGGAGGGCGACTACGGCACGCTCGCGTTGACCGACGCCAGCGCCGACGTGCTGGGCCGACGCCGCACGGTCACGATGCGCCGCGAGCCGGAGAGGCCCACGTCGAGCCGCTCGTCGAAGCCGCGCGGCTCGGCCACCGTCGTCGCCGAGCTGACCCCGGCCGCCGCGTCGGTCTTCGAGCGCCTGCGCGGCTGGCGGGCGACCACCGCCAAAGAGCAGGGCGTTCCGGCGTACGTGATCTTCCACGACGCCACGCTTCGACAGATCGCCAGCGACGCGCCGAGCACGCTCGCCGAACTGTCCCGCGTCAGCGGGGTCGGCGAGAACAAGCTCGCCAAGTACGGCGAGCAAATCCTGGCCGTGCTCGCCACCGACTGA
- the rapZ gene encoding RNase adapter RapZ: MDDPDAVDGQSTTESETTLVVVTGLSGGGRSTVARALENVGYYVVDNLPQALMLDMAELAVKAGGAARRTAMVLDVRSRAFSTDLAGAIRELKERGFSPRVVFVDADDEVLIRRFESVRRSHPLQGDGRLADGIAVERGLLEEARDQADVIIDTSHLNVNQLRRRIEELFGGEDARRLRVTVLSFGFKYGLPPDADFVLDARFLPNPYWVPELREHTGREEAVSAYVLGQEGADAFVASYADLVNATTTGFEREGKRYLTVAVGCTGGKHRSVAIAEELAGRLRHSGLAANAQHRDLGRE, encoded by the coding sequence ATCGACGACCCGGATGCGGTCGACGGGCAGTCGACGACGGAGTCGGAGACCACACTCGTGGTGGTCACCGGGCTCTCCGGCGGTGGCCGCAGCACGGTCGCCAGGGCGTTGGAGAACGTCGGCTACTACGTCGTCGACAACCTGCCGCAGGCGTTGATGCTGGACATGGCCGAGTTGGCGGTCAAGGCCGGCGGCGCGGCCCGGCGTACCGCGATGGTGCTGGACGTGCGGTCGCGGGCCTTCTCCACCGACCTGGCCGGGGCGATCCGCGAGCTGAAGGAACGCGGGTTCTCACCCCGGGTGGTCTTCGTCGACGCCGACGACGAGGTGCTGATCCGGCGGTTCGAGAGCGTCCGCCGTTCCCACCCGTTGCAGGGGGACGGGCGACTGGCCGACGGCATCGCCGTCGAGCGTGGGCTGCTCGAAGAGGCCCGGGACCAGGCCGACGTGATCATCGACACCAGCCACCTGAACGTCAACCAGCTCCGCCGTCGCATCGAGGAGCTGTTCGGCGGCGAGGACGCGCGCCGGCTGCGGGTCACCGTGCTGTCCTTCGGATTCAAGTACGGCCTTCCGCCGGACGCCGACTTCGTGCTGGACGCCCGGTTCCTGCCCAACCCGTACTGGGTGCCGGAGTTGCGCGAGCACACCGGGCGGGAGGAGGCGGTCAGCGCGTACGTGCTCGGGCAGGAGGGCGCGGACGCCTTCGTCGCCTCGTACGCCGACCTGGTCAACGCCACCACCACCGGCTTCGAGCGGGAGGGCAAGCGGTACCTGACGGTCGCCGTGGGCTGCACCGGCGGCAAGCACCGCAGCGTCGCCATCGCCGAGGAGTTGGCCGGGCGGCTGCGCCACTCCGGGCTGGCGGCCAACGCCCAGCACCGCGACCTGGGGCGCGAATGA
- a CDS encoding 2-phospho-L-lactate transferase CofD family protein translates to MTARRVVAFGGGHGLSASLRALRHCAPELDLDITAVVTVGDDGGSSGRLRAERGGLPPGDLRQALVALAGDHPATRRSAGLFQHRFAAVPAGVPPLGEADPDPATTGGGRAPDRDAATGGGRDSDRDSASTGGRAPDRGAGAGGRDSDARGEGPEAARVDGLTGHAVGNLVLCGLMELLGDPVAALDHAGAMLGAVGRVLPMSRQPVGIEAQVRGIDPAAPDEVRTVRGQHQVAVTTGRVESLRLTPAAPPACAEVIEAIMAADWLIFGPGSWYTSVLPHLLVPQVADAIVSTSARRLVTLNLAAEKETLGLSVADHLAALHWYLPELKVDLVLADAKAVGDPEPVERAAESLGARLVLASVAVTGGTPRHDPAALGAALVPVLGADR, encoded by the coding sequence ATGACGGCCCGGCGGGTGGTGGCGTTCGGCGGCGGGCACGGGCTGTCCGCCTCGTTGCGCGCGCTGCGGCACTGCGCCCCCGAACTCGACCTCGACATCACCGCGGTGGTCACCGTCGGAGACGACGGCGGCTCCAGTGGTCGGCTGCGCGCCGAGCGTGGCGGTCTGCCCCCGGGTGATCTGCGCCAGGCGCTGGTGGCACTGGCCGGGGACCACCCGGCGACCCGGCGCAGCGCTGGGCTGTTCCAGCACCGCTTCGCCGCCGTGCCGGCCGGCGTACCCCCGCTCGGCGAAGCCGACCCGGACCCGGCGACGACCGGCGGCGGCCGTGCCCCCGACCGGGACGCGGCGACCGGCGGCGGTCGCGATTCCGACCGGGACTCAGCCTCGACCGGCGGCCGTGCCCCCGACCGGGGCGCGGGGGCCGGCGGCCGTGACTCCGACGCCCGAGGCGAAGGTCCGGAGGCGGCCCGCGTCGACGGGCTGACCGGGCACGCGGTCGGCAACCTGGTGCTCTGCGGTCTCATGGAGCTGCTCGGCGACCCGGTGGCCGCGCTGGACCACGCCGGAGCGATGCTCGGCGCGGTCGGCCGGGTGCTGCCGATGTCCCGGCAGCCGGTCGGCATCGAGGCGCAGGTCCGCGGGATCGACCCGGCCGCCCCGGACGAGGTGCGCACCGTGCGCGGCCAACACCAGGTGGCGGTCACCACCGGGCGGGTCGAGTCGCTGCGCCTCACGCCCGCCGCCCCACCCGCCTGCGCCGAGGTGATCGAGGCGATCATGGCGGCGGACTGGTTGATCTTCGGACCGGGCAGTTGGTACACGAGCGTGCTGCCGCACCTGTTGGTGCCGCAGGTGGCCGACGCGATCGTGTCCACCTCGGCGCGGCGGTTGGTCACGCTGAACCTCGCCGCGGAGAAGGAGACCCTCGGGCTCTCCGTCGCCGACCACCTCGCGGCTCTGCACTGGTACCTGCCCGAGCTGAAGGTGGATCTCGTGCTCGCCGACGCCAAGGCGGTGGGTGACCCCGAACCGGTCGAACGTGCGGCAGAATCGCTGGGTGCCCGCCTGGTCCTCGCCTCCGTCGCCGTCACCGGTGGCACCCCCCGCCATGATCCGGCTGCCCTGGGCGCCGCACTGGTGCCTGTCCTGGGCGCCGATCGTTAG
- the whiA gene encoding DNA-binding protein WhiA encodes MAMTAAVKDELSRVDVPKPCCRRAEMAALLRFAGGLHIVSGRVVVEAELDTGAVARRLRREIAEVYGYPSEIHVLASGGLRKGSHFIVRVVKDGEALARQTGLLDVRGRPVRGLPPHVVAANVCCAVSAWRGAFMAHGSLTEPGRSSALEITCPGPESALALVGAARRIGITAKNREVRGVDRVVVKDGDAIAALLTRIGAHSSVLAWEERRVRREVRATANRLANFDDANLRRSARAAVAAAARVTRALEILADEAPNHLTDAGRLRLEHRQASLEELGALADPPLTKDAIAGRIRRLLALADKRARDLGIPDTEAAVTPDMLVV; translated from the coding sequence ATGGCGATGACGGCCGCGGTCAAGGACGAGCTGAGTCGGGTCGACGTGCCCAAGCCCTGCTGCCGGCGGGCGGAGATGGCCGCGCTGCTGCGCTTCGCCGGCGGCCTGCACATCGTCTCCGGCCGTGTGGTGGTGGAGGCGGAACTGGACACCGGGGCGGTGGCCCGGCGGTTGCGCCGGGAGATCGCCGAGGTCTACGGCTACCCCAGCGAGATCCACGTGCTGGCCTCCGGCGGGCTGCGCAAGGGCAGCCACTTCATCGTGCGGGTGGTCAAGGACGGCGAGGCCCTCGCCCGGCAGACCGGCCTGCTCGACGTGCGGGGCCGCCCGGTGCGCGGGCTGCCCCCGCACGTGGTCGCGGCGAACGTCTGCTGCGCCGTCTCCGCCTGGCGGGGCGCGTTCATGGCCCACGGCTCGCTCACCGAGCCCGGCCGCTCCAGTGCGCTGGAGATCACCTGCCCGGGGCCGGAGTCGGCGTTGGCGCTGGTCGGCGCGGCCCGCCGGATCGGCATCACCGCGAAGAACCGTGAGGTACGCGGGGTGGACCGGGTGGTCGTCAAGGACGGCGACGCGATCGCCGCGCTGCTCACCCGGATCGGCGCGCACTCCAGCGTGCTGGCCTGGGAGGAGCGTCGGGTACGCCGCGAGGTGCGGGCCACCGCCAACCGGCTCGCCAACTTCGACGACGCCAACCTGCGCCGCTCGGCGCGGGCGGCCGTCGCCGCCGCCGCCCGGGTCACCCGTGCCCTGGAGATCCTCGCCGACGAGGCGCCCAACCACCTGACCGACGCCGGGCGGCTGCGCCTGGAGCACCGGCAGGCGTCGCTGGAGGAGTTGGGCGCACTGGCCGACCCCCCGCTGACCAAGGACGCCATCGCCGGACGGATCCGCCGACTTCTGGCGCTGGCCGACAAGCGAGCCCGGGACCTCGGCATCCCGGATACCGAAGCGGCAGTC